The window GGCATCGGCGTCGCCCGGGACGAAGCGCACCGTGCCACCGGCCGCCTGGAACACGCCGGCGTCGTCGGTCTCGGACTGCGTCGACACCGCGTACGCCCGGCGGAGCGCGTCGAGCGGGAAGCCCTGCGGCGTCTGGACCCCGACGAGCGCGGACCGGTCGACGGTCTCGACGACGACGTCACCGGCGACCCGCTTGATCGTGTCCGTGACGGGCAGCGCGGGGACGTACCCCGCACCAGCACCCGAAGCGACCGCGTCGAACACCCGGTCGAACTGCGCAGCGGGTGTGAGGCACCGAGCCGCGTCGTGCACCAGCACAGCGGTGACGGAGTCCGGCAGCACGGCCAGGCCGGCCTGGACCGAACCATGGCGATCCGTGCCTCCTGGGACGACCGCCGTGTAGGCGACCGCAGCGCCCGCGGCCGTGGCGACCACCCGGCGGCAGTCGTCGAGCAGCGCCGACGGCGCGACGACGACGACGAGCGTCGGGGACGACGACGTGAACAGCGGCTCAAGCGCGCGCGCGAGCATCAGCTGCCCGGCCACGGGCACGAGCGCCTTCGCGGTGCCGATGCCGAGTCGGGTGCCGAACCCGGCTGCAACGACGACGACCGCCCGGTCCACCCCTTCGGGGAACCGTGCGGTCGTCGTGGTGTTCAGTGCTGCTGCGCTCAGTGGTTCGACGCGCTCAGGACGCGAGGACCTCGTCGAGGACGGTCGATGCCTTGTCCTCGTCGGTCTTCTCGGCCAGGGCCAGCTCGGAGATCAGGATCTGCCGCGCCTTGGCCAGCATCCGCTTCTCACCCGCGGACAGGCCGCGGTCCTGGTCGCGACGCCAGAGGTCGCGGACGACCTCGGACACCTTGATGACGTCCCCGGAAGCGAGCTTCTCGAGGTTCGCCTTGTACCGGCGCGACCAGTTGGTGGGTTCTTCCGTGAACGGTGCCCGGAGGACCTCGAACACCTTGTCGAGTCCTTCCTTGCCGATCACGTCGCGGACTCCGACCAGGTCGACGTTGTCCGCCGGTACCTCGATCGTCAGGTCACCCTGCGTGACCCGCAGTTTCAGGTAGACCTTTTCCTCGCCCTTGATGACGCGCGTCTTGACTTCAGAGATGGTTGCCGCCCCGTGGTGGGGGTAGACGACGGTCTCGCCGACCTCGAATTGCATGTATCAGGCTCCGTTCCCAGACTTCCAGTTTACCACAAGGGGTGTTCGGGTAAGGGGACCCTCAGCACTGGGGCTTCCCGGTGATCGCTAGGATGGAGCGGGACCGTCCGGTCCTCATCGACTTACGGAGGAATCTCTTGCGAGCTCGGGTACTCGTGTCCGTCGCCGTTGCGGCAACCATCGCGCTGGGCGCCACCGGGTGCGAGTTCATGTCGCCTGCGCACACCGTCGACATCAAGCAGATCACCGACGGCGTGAACGTCTCGACCGGCAAGGTCGACGTCCGCAACGCCATCCTGATCTCGGACGACGGCGAGGGCGCGCGCTTCATCGGCACGCTCGTGAACAACTCCGACACCGACGGCATCACCGTCTCGGTCGAGATCGGTGGCGACACCGAGACCGTGCTGGTGCCGGCGAACTCGCACGTCGACCTGGCGAACGACTCGCAGCACGACACCCTCGACTTCGACAGCGCGGACGCCGAGCCCGGTTCGCTCGTCAAGGTGTACTTCTCCTACCCCGACGCCGAGGGCGTCTCGGCCAACGTGCCGGTGCTGACCACCTCGCAAGAGGAGTACGCCACCCTCGCGCCGACCTCGACCCCCGAGCCGACCGGTCAGGTCACGCTGCCGGTCGAGACCCCGTCGGCCACGCCGACGGACGGCGAGTAGCCGCGCCGCGCAGGCGCCACCGTCGCAGCGCGCAAGCGCCACGCTTCGCACAGGAGGCCCGGTGCTGGCCTCAGGGACCAGCACCGGGCCTCCTGTCCGTCCGTCTCAGGCCTCGATGCGGTACCCGAGACCGCGGACCGTCACCAGGATCTCCGGGGTGGACGGCACGCGCTCGATCTTCGAGCGGATGCGCTTGATGTGCACGTCGAGCGTCTTCGTGTCGCCGAAGTAGTCGGAGCCCCACACCCGGTCGATCAGCTGGCCACGGGTGAGCACCCGCCCGGCGTTCCGGAGCAGGAGCTCGAGCAGCTCGAACTCCTTGAGGGGCATCGCCGTCTCCGAGCCGTCCACCGACACCGTGTGCCGCTCGACGTCCATCCGGATGCCGCCGACCTGCAGGATCCCGCTGTCCGCCGGGTCGTCCTCGGTGCGGCGCCGCAGGACCGCGCGGATGCGGGCCAGCAGCTCGCGGGTCGAGTACGGCTTCGTCACGTAGTCGTCCGCGCCGAGCTCGAGCCCGACGACGATGTCGACCTCGGAGTCCTTCGCCGTCAGCATGATGATCGGGGCGTTCGACCGGGTGCGGATCTGCCGGCAGACCTCGGTGCCCGACAACCCGGGCAGCATGAGGTCGAGGAGCACCAGGTCCGGGTTCTCCGAGTCGAACTTCGACAGCGCGGTCACGCCGTCGGCAGCGACGGAGGTCTCGTACCCCTCACGCTGCAGCAGGAACTCCAGGGGCTCGCTCAGGGCCGGCTCGTCGTCGACGATGAGGATCTTGGTCACGATGGCTGCTCTTCCAGTTGCTCTTCGAGTGCGGTGGTCAGTTCGGTGTCCGCCTCGGGCAGGCGGATGGTGAAGGTCGAACCCTTGCCGGGTTGCGACCAGACACGGACGTCGCCGCCGTGGTTGCCCACGACGTGCTTGACGATCGCCAGGCCGAGGCCGGTGCCGCCGGTGGCGCGCGACCGGGCGGGGTCGACGCGGTAGAAGCGTTCGAACACCCGGTCGAGGTCGGCCTCGGGGATCCCGACGCCCTGGTCGGTGATCGCGATCTCGACGAAGCCCTTCGCGGACCGGACGCCGACCCCGACGCGGGTACCGTCGGGTGAGTACTTCACCGCGTTGGCGATGAGGTTCGACACCGCGACCTGCAGCAGGCCGGGGTCGCCCATCACCCGGAGCTTCGACTTCTTCGCCCGGATGATCTCGATCGACCGGGCACGCGCGACGACCTCGTTCGCGTCGATCGCGGCCTGCACGATCTTGTCGACACCGGTCTCCTCGCTGTTCTCCAGCGCGTCGACCGACTGCAGCCGGGACAGCTCGATGATGTCCTTCGTCAGGGCGCCGAGCCGTTCGGACTCGGTGATGAGCTGCGCGGCGAACTTCTTCACGTGCGCGGGGTCGTCGGCCGCGAGGACGAGCGTCTCGGACAGCAGGCCGATGGCACCGATCGGGGTCTTCAGCTCGTGCGAGATGTTGGCGACGAAGTCACGGCGGACCTCGTCGATGCGCCGGCTCTCGGTCAGGTCGTCCGCGGTGATCAGCACGTACCGGTTGCCGAGCTGGGCGGCACGGAAGCTGAGGTACCCGATGAGCTCCCCGTGGCGTCCGCGCGGGAGCTCGAGGTCCTCCGCACCCATCTCACCGCTCTTGCGCACCCGGTCGACCAGGTCGAGGAGCTCCTGGTGCACGAGCCGTCGCCGGACGACGAGCCCGACGGTCAGCGCCTGGGGCGACGCGGCGACGACGGTGTTCGACGGGTCGATGACGACCGCCGGGTTGTGCATCGTCGCGATCACTGCTGCGACGCCGTCGGGCAGGGTCCGCTCCGCCACGTCGGCAGCACGTGCCGTGCGCTCGGCGGTGATGATCAGCACCACGACGCCCGCGCCGAAGACCCCGCCGAGGAGCATCGACAGTGGCACGAGCCACGCGTTGTCCATGTCGCCAGTGTAGGGATGGTCACGCGGGGTTCCGGTACCGTTCACCCGCCCCGGAAGGCCGGAACGCGAAGCGTTCAGCCCCACGTCACCGTTCGTTCACCTGGGCTGACGACACTCGACCGGTACGCAGAGAGAGGTACTCCCCCATGCGCGAAGTCTTCCAGCAGGAACTCCAGGACGTCCAGGAGCGACTGACCGAGATCGCCGGACTCGTCGAGTCCGCCATCACCCGGGCCACCCAGGCCTTCAGCGACTCCGACGTCGCCCTCGCCGAGGAGGTGATCGCCGACGACCAGAAGATCGACGAGGCCGCCAACAGCCTCGACGAGATCGCCATCGACATCCTGGCCCGCCAGGCACCGGTCGCCCGCGACCTGCGGGTCGTCGTCACCGCCCTGCGCGTGAGCTCCTCGCTCGAGCGCATGGGTGACATGGCCGAGCACATCGCGCAGCTCGCCCGTCAGCGCTTCCCGGAGAAGGTCGTGCCGAAGGGTCTCCGCGGCACCTTCAAGGAGATGGGCAAGCACGACGTCGCGATGTCGCAGAAGCTCACGCGGCTGCTCGCGACTGAAGACATCGCCCTGGCTGCGGAGATCCGCGACGAGGACGACGCCGTCGACGAACTGCACGCGAGCGTCTTCGACTTCGTCCTCGGCGAGGCGTGGAAGGGCGGGCCGATCGACACCGTCGACGCCACCCTGGCCTCGCGCTACCACGAGCGCTTCGCCGACCACGCGGTCTCCATCGCGAAGAAGGTCGAGTACCTGGCGACCGGCGACTGGACCGGCGCGTCCACCTCGACCGCCGCGGTCTGACCCGGTTCGGTTCCGTTCCGCGGCGCTCGGCACCCGCTCGGTTCTGCGAGGATCGACGCATGGCTCAGGTCGCGATCATCGTCAACGGCATGCCCGGTTCCGGCAAGAGCACGATCGGCGCGGCGCTGGCCGAGGTGCTCGGCTGCCCGTTCCTGTCGAAGGACCGCATCAAGGAGCCCCTCGCCGACATCGTCGGGCCGATGATCGCGTCGCGTCCGCTCGGCGGGATCGCGATGGACACGATGTGGTTCATGGCGCGGGCCGTCGAGAACGGGGTCGTCCTCGACGCCGTCTGGCTGCCGTCGCGTGACCGGGACCGCCTGGAGGCCGGGCTCACGTCCGCCGGGTCGCCGCGCGCCGTCGAAGTGTGGTGCGACACGGACCGGCCCAGCGCCGAAGACCGGCTGCGCGACCGGTACGACCCGGGCACCGTGCCGGTGCGGCACGAGGTGCACGGCGACCTCGACGAGGTGCTGGCCTTCTGGGACGAACACGAGGACGACGCTCGACCCGTCGGGCTGCCGGGCGTCCCGGTGATCCGGCTCGACACGACGAAGCCGTACGACGTCGGCGCCCTCGTGCAGGAGATCGCGTCGCACTTCGTCTGACCGGCCGCACGACGAACGCCCCGCCCGGACTCCGGACGGGGCGTTCGTCTGTGCCGAGCTACTTCTTGGCGCCCTGGGCGGCCACGGCGGCAGCGCCGGCGGCAGCGGCCTCGGGGTCGAGGTAGTACGCCGGCTTCGTCGGACGGAAGTCGTCGTCGAGCTCGTACACCAGCGGGATGCCGGTCGGGATGTTCAGCCCGGCGATGTCGTCGTCGGAGATGTCGTCGAGGTGCTTGACGAGCGCGCGGAGCGAGTTGCCGTGCGCGGTGACCAGCACGGTCTTGCCCTCGCCCAGGTCCTTCGTGATGTCGGATTCCCAGTAGGGCAGCAGGCGGTCGATCACGAGCTTGAGCGACTCGGTGCGGGGCAGCTCGTCGCCGAGGTCGGCGTAGCGACGGTCGCCGGCCTGCGACCACTCGGCGCCGTCGGCGATGGGGGGCGGCGGGACGTCGAACGAACGGCGCCACTCCATGAACTGCTGCTCGCCGTACTCGGCCAGCGTCTGGGCCTTGTCCTTGCCCTGCAGGTCGCCGTAGTGGCGCTCGTTGAGGCGCCAGTCGCGCTTGACCGGCAGCCACGCCAGGTCGGCCTGGAGCAGCGCGATGTCGGCCGTCTGGATCGCACGGGTGAGGAGCGAGGTGTACAGGACGTCGGGGACGATGCCCGACTCGGCGATGAGGTCGCCGGCGCGCTTCGCCTCCTTCTCGCCCAGCTCGCTGAGCCGGACGTCGACCCAACCGGTGAACAGGTTCTTCTGGTTCCAGTCACTGTTTCCGTGACGGAGCAGGACGAGCGTGGAGGTCATGCTGCCGAGTCTACCGAGCGTCAGCAGGCCCGTACCCTTGACGGCATGCCCATCGGGAACGTGACGCGCGGGACGACCGGGTACAACCGGCTCCGTCGTGTCGACCGGTGGATCGCGTCGTTGCCCGCGCTCCGCAGGGCCGACGACCCGCTGGTCGCCGACGTCGGGTACGGGGCCTCGCCGACGACGACGCTCGAGCTGCGCGACCGTCTGTCCCTGGTGCGTCCGGACGTCGAGGTCACCGGCATCGAGATCGAACCGGCACGCGTGGCGTTCGCGAACGCCGGCACCCGCGACGGCGTGACGTTCCGGCTCGGCGGCTTCGAGACCCCCACGCCCGGACAGCGCCGACCGGCCGTGATCCGGGCGTTCAACGTGCTGCGGCAGTACGACGAATCCGCCGTGATCGGCTCGTGGCGGATCATGCAGGACCGCCTGCAGCCCGGCGGAGCGCTCGTCGAGGGGACCTGCAACGAGGTCGGCCGGGTGGCCTCGTGGGTGACGCTCGACGACGTCGCGCCGCACACGTTCACGGTGTCGCTCCGGCTCGCCGGGCTCGACGTACCGAGCATCGTGGCGGAACGGCTGCCGAAGGCCCTGATCCACCGGAACGTGCCCGGCGAGCGGGTGCACGCGTTCCTGCGCGACCTCGACCTGTCGTGGGATGTCGCGGCTCCGCTCGGTACGTACGGGCCTCGGCAGCGGTGGATCGCCACGGTGCGGGGCATGCGGGACCGCGGGTGGCCGGTCCTGCACGGGCCGACGCGGTGGCGGCTCGGCGAGCTCAGCGTGCCGTGGTCCGCGGTCGAGCCCGCCTGACGACGACCGCTCGACGGCTCCGACGGCGACGACCCCTAGGAGCGCTTGACGGCTCCGAGCCGGGGCAGCCGCGGGACGTTCGCCGTGGCGCCGGCCTCCGGCGGGACGATGGTCTCCTGCGCCGCCGTCACCACGACGTCGTCGGCGGTGAGCGTCAGGGTCGCGGTGGGGTCGAGGGAGCGTTTGACCACAGCGAGACCGATCGGCCCGAGTTCGTGGTGGACCGCCGAGGCGGCCAGCCGTCCGACTTCCTTGTCGCCGAGCACCACGGGAGTCCCCGGAGCCGGCAGGACCGCGTCGGAGCCGTCGAGGTGCAGCTGCACGATCCGACGCGGCGGGTGGCCCAGGTTGTGCACCTTCGCGACGGTCTCCTGCCCGCGGTAGCAGCCCTTCGTCAGGTGCACGGCGGAGCGGAGCCAGTCGAGCTCGTGCGGGATGGTGCGCTCGTCGGCATCGGACAGCGTCGGGCGCCAGGCGGCGATCCGCAGTGCCTCGAACGCCAGCAGCCCGGCGACGGGCCGGTCGGACGCTGCCAGACCGGTCGCGGCCCCTGGCGTGAGCACCGCGATCCGGAGGGTCCAGTCGGAGCCGGGATGGGCCTCCAGGCTGGCGTAGCTCCACCCACCGGGCGTGACGGCCGCCCACGGGTCGACCCACTCGACGACCGCGTCGGCGACGGCACCGGCGTCGGTGAAGGAGCCGACGGTGACGAAGTCGGCACTGCGGTCCGCGACCTCGACCTGGAGCATGAAGCGCATCGAGTCGAGCCAGGCGGCGAGCGGTGCCGCGTCCTGGGGCTCGGTGAGGAGCCACGCGACCGAACCGTCGTCGACCACGCGGGCGGCGTGCTCGACGCGGCCGGACTGGTCGAGCACGAGGGTCTCGGTGCTGACGCCGGTCGGCAGGCCGGTCAGCTGCTGCGAGGTGATCGAGTTGAGCCACGACAGGCGATCCGGACCGGCGACGGTGACGACGCCGAGGCCGAGCTCGACGACGGCCGAGCCACGTTCGAGCAGCCGCTGCTCACCGATGGGGTTGCCGAAGTGCGCGGCGGGCGCGCCGAGCGCACCGGATGACGCGACGAACCCGTCGCGCACCGCGAACGCCGACATCAGTCGACCTTCGCGAGCTGCCCCGAGGCGTGCGAGGTGAGTTCGCGACCGAGCGCGGCGATGTCCCACGCCCAGAAGAGCTTTCCCTCGACCAGGCCGTATAGGCGGGTCGCGGCGGAGTAGTCCTTCGCGTTCGGCGAGCGCATCACGGCGTCGGTGGCCAGGTCGATCCGGCCCTTGAGCACCCGGCCGACGTAGAGCTCGTTGACACCCGTCGGGTGGACGATCGCGGCTTCGACGTCGAAGCCGTCCGTGGTGTTGCGCAGCGCCTCGACGCTCTCGACGGTGCTGAACGGGGTCGGCCCCTCGCCCAGGAGCATCGCGGGGCCGCGGTCACCGGGTTCGGTCGGACGGTCGATCCGCCAGTAGCCCATCTCGGCGGCGAGCGGGGTGTGGTCGTCGTCGAGCAGCCACGTGGTGGACGAGTAGTTGAGGTACGGCAGGCCGTCGTGGCTGAAGCTCACGCGCTGGCCGAACTCGTAGGTACGGGGTGCGTCTTCGTCACCGACGGGGTACTCCACCACGCCGGTGCCCTCCCAGACGCCGACGAGCCACGACAACGGGACCAGTTCGGGCGCCAGGCCCTCGGGGAGCTCGATCAACGCTGGCCCTTGAACAGCTTCACGACGACGACCACCGAGATGAACGCGATCGCGAGCGACGCCAGGCCGAGGAGGCCCACGTAGAACAGCTCGAGCGCAAGCAGCGAATCCATGCCCCGGAGTCTACGCGGCTCGGCTCAACGCGCCAGGAGCACCACCGCGGTGACGAGCACCACGACGAAGGCACCGGAGGACGCGATGCTGATCCGCTCGACCAGTCCGTCCTTCGTCGCGGTGATGAGCTGGAGCACGAAGCTCACCATCACGCAGGCGACGAACACGAGCAGCAGCCAGGCGAAGGCGTCGCGCTCGGCGAGCGTCAGGACGAGCACCGCCCCGACGACGGCCAGGATCCAGACCGGCAGGACGGACGTCAGCGTGAGACGCCGCTGGTCGGTGGGCTGCACTGGCTGGGTCACGCGTTCCATCATGACAGGGGTCGCGCCCGGTGCGCAGGCGCAGCGCGGCCGTGCAGCGCAGCGGTGCGCCGCGGTGCGCTGCGTGTCCGCTTGCGGGTTCCCGCGCAAACCGTCCGGCCGGATGAGGACTTCCCGAGCATCACTAGGATGTGTCCACGACGTCATCCACCTGCGGAGGTCCTGTGGCACAGCTCCTGGTACTCACCTCGACCGCGCCCGGCGACGTCCTGCCGAGCCTGGGTCTCCTGAGCCACCGGATCCGTCACGTGCCGGCCGAGGCCGCGCAGCTGGTCAACGCGCCGCAGAGCGACCTGATGTTCGTGGATGCCCGCACCGACCTGGTCAGTGCGAAGGCCCTGTGCAAGATCCTCGCCTCGTCCGGATCGACGACACCCATCGTGCTCGTGGTCACCGAGGGCGGGCTCACCGCCGTCAACAGCGACTGGAACGTCGACGACGTGGTGCTCGAGAGCGCCGGCCCCGCCGAGATCGACGCCCGCATCCGGCTGTCCGCGGGCCGTGCGGCCAAGGGGCAGTCCAGCTCGAAGATCCAGGCGTCCGGTGTCGTCATCGACGAGGCGAGCTACTCGGCGAAGGTCCGCGGCCGGCCGCTCGACCTGACGTTCAAGGAGTTCGAGCTCCTCCGCTTCTTCGCCACGCACCCGTCGCGCGTCTTCACCCGCGAGCAGCTGCTCAGCGAGGTCTGGGGCTACGACTACTTCGGTGGCACCCGAACGGTCGACGTGCACGTCCGTCGACTCCGCGCGAAGCTCGGCGACCTCGAATCGCTCATCGGCACGGTCCGCAACGTCGGGTACCGCTTCAACGTCTACGACGACGAGGCCGAGCGCCTGATGGGCCAGTAGTGCCGGACCTCGCACGGTTCGTCGTCCCCGGCGAGGCGCCGCCGTTCTCCGACCAGACCCTGGTCGACGTCCGCGCGGGGCGCGCGACGGTCCTCGAGGCCGACGACGGGGTCGCCGTGGTCCGCGACGCCGAGCTGGAACTCGTCGTCGACCGGGAGGCCCGTGGGCACGGCACCGGGACCGCCCTCGTCACGCAGGCGCTCGCGCTGGGCGGCGGGGCCGCTCCCGTGCTCGCCTGGGCACACGGGGACCACCCGGCAGCGCGCGCACTGGCCGATCGGTTCGGCTGGCGCGCCGTCCGGACCCTGCTGCAGCTCCGAGCGCCGATCGACGAGGCCGACACCCCGTCCGTCGACGTGCCGGCCGGGTACAGCCTGTCCGCGTTCCGACCCGGCACCGAGGACGAGGCCGACTGGCTCACCCTGAACGCCGCGGCCTTCGCGCACCACCCCGAGCAGGGGCGGATGACGCTCGACGACCTGCACGCCCGCGAGTCGGACGCCTGGTTCTCCGGCGACGACCTGCTGCTGCTGCGCGACGCCTCCGGGCAGCTCGCCGGCTCGTGCTGGCTCAAGGTCGAGGACGGCATCGGCGAGTTCTACGCCGTCGCCGTCCGGCCCGACCTGCAGGGGCAGCGGCTCGGCGGGGTGCTCATGCGCGCGGGGACCGCTCGGCTCGGCGGCCGTGGGCTGACCGCCGCCGCACTGTACGTCGAGGGGGACAACGAGCCGGCGCTCGCGCTGTACCGGCGGTCCGGGTTCACGCAGCACGCGATCGACGTGCAGTACGCCGCGCCGGAACACGCGGAGGCTCCGACCGGCCGGTAACATTGCGTGGTCGGCGAGGGGTCGGCCAGTGGGGGAATCGGGAAGTCGGGGACGCAGTGGCGCAGTACGGTCAGGGTGAACCGCTCGGTGCGTCGTACCGGTTGGTCGAGCTGCTCGGGACCGGTGCCACCGGCGAGGTCTGGCGCACCGAGCACACCGCGACCGGCGAGCACGTCGCCGCGAAGCTGCTCCGTGCCGAGCTCGCCGCCGACCCGCAGATCGTCGAACGCTTCGTCCGCGAGCGCTCGGTGCTCCTCGCCCTGCAGCACCCGTCCATCGTGCGTGTCCGCGACCTGGTCGTCGAGGGCGACCGGCTCGCGATCGTCATGGACCTGGTGCCGGGTGGGTCCGCGCGCGATCTGCTCGCATCGAACGGTCCGCTGGCACCACGGGACGCCCTGACCATCACCGCCGAGACGCTCGACGCCCTCGCGGCCGCACACGAGCGCGACGTGACCCACCGCGACGTCAAGCCCGACAACGTGCTGCTCCAGACCCCGTGGGTCCGCGGTGCGACCGGTGACGTCCG of the Curtobacterium sp. TC1 genome contains:
- the ispD gene encoding 2-C-methyl-D-erythritol 4-phosphate cytidylyltransferase codes for the protein MDRAVVVVAAGFGTRLGIGTAKALVPVAGQLMLARALEPLFTSSSPTLVVVVAPSALLDDCRRVVATAAGAAVAYTAVVPGGTDRHGSVQAGLAVLPDSVTAVLVHDAARCLTPAAQFDRVFDAVASGAGAGYVPALPVTDTIKRVAGDVVVETVDRSALVGVQTPQGFPLDALRRAYAVSTQSETDDAGVFQAAGGTVRFVPGDADAFKITTPWDLGRAESIVRSRASVPGVPDASAVRLGLGVDVHAFDAASPCRVGLLDFPGEPGLSGHSDGDTVAHAVCDALLSAGGLGDIGGTFGTADPAYAGAAGDVFVRGAVAMLLDAGLAPASVTVQVIGNRPRIGARRVEMQDALSAVVGAPVAVSGTTTDGLGFTGRGEGLAAIATALVRPA
- a CDS encoding CarD family transcriptional regulator is translated as MQFEVGETVVYPHHGAATISEVKTRVIKGEEKVYLKLRVTQGDLTIEVPADNVDLVGVRDVIGKEGLDKVFEVLRAPFTEEPTNWSRRYKANLEKLASGDVIKVSEVVRDLWRRDQDRGLSAGEKRMLAKARQILISELALAEKTDEDKASTVLDEVLAS
- a CDS encoding response regulator transcription factor, whose protein sequence is MTKILIVDDEPALSEPLEFLLQREGYETSVAADGVTALSKFDSENPDLVLLDLMLPGLSGTEVCRQIRTRSNAPIIMLTAKDSEVDIVVGLELGADDYVTKPYSTRELLARIRAVLRRRTEDDPADSGILQVGGIRMDVERHTVSVDGSETAMPLKEFELLELLLRNAGRVLTRGQLIDRVWGSDYFGDTKTLDVHIKRIRSKIERVPSTPEILVTVRGLGYRIEA
- a CDS encoding sensor histidine kinase produces the protein MDNAWLVPLSMLLGGVFGAGVVVLIITAERTARAADVAERTLPDGVAAVIATMHNPAVVIDPSNTVVAASPQALTVGLVVRRRLVHQELLDLVDRVRKSGEMGAEDLELPRGRHGELIGYLSFRAAQLGNRYVLITADDLTESRRIDEVRRDFVANISHELKTPIGAIGLLSETLVLAADDPAHVKKFAAQLITESERLGALTKDIIELSRLQSVDALENSEETGVDKIVQAAIDANEVVARARSIEIIRAKKSKLRVMGDPGLLQVAVSNLIANAVKYSPDGTRVGVGVRSAKGFVEIAITDQGVGIPEADLDRVFERFYRVDPARSRATGGTGLGLAIVKHVVGNHGGDVRVWSQPGKGSTFTIRLPEADTELTTALEEQLEEQPS
- the phoU gene encoding phosphate signaling complex protein PhoU, with the translated sequence MREVFQQELQDVQERLTEIAGLVESAITRATQAFSDSDVALAEEVIADDQKIDEAANSLDEIAIDILARQAPVARDLRVVVTALRVSSSLERMGDMAEHIAQLARQRFPEKVVPKGLRGTFKEMGKHDVAMSQKLTRLLATEDIALAAEIRDEDDAVDELHASVFDFVLGEAWKGGPIDTVDATLASRYHERFADHAVSIAKKVEYLATGDWTGASTSTAAV
- a CDS encoding AAA family ATPase, producing MAQVAIIVNGMPGSGKSTIGAALAEVLGCPFLSKDRIKEPLADIVGPMIASRPLGGIAMDTMWFMARAVENGVVLDAVWLPSRDRDRLEAGLTSAGSPRAVEVWCDTDRPSAEDRLRDRYDPGTVPVRHEVHGDLDEVLAFWDEHEDDARPVGLPGVPVIRLDTTKPYDVGALVQEIASHFV
- a CDS encoding phosphoglyceromutase, which translates into the protein MTSTLVLLRHGNSDWNQKNLFTGWVDVRLSELGEKEAKRAGDLIAESGIVPDVLYTSLLTRAIQTADIALLQADLAWLPVKRDWRLNERHYGDLQGKDKAQTLAEYGEQQFMEWRRSFDVPPPPIADGAEWSQAGDRRYADLGDELPRTESLKLVIDRLLPYWESDITKDLGEGKTVLVTAHGNSLRALVKHLDDISDDDIAGLNIPTGIPLVYELDDDFRPTKPAYYLDPEAAAAGAAAVAAQGAKK
- a CDS encoding class I SAM-dependent methyltransferase translates to MPIGNVTRGTTGYNRLRRVDRWIASLPALRRADDPLVADVGYGASPTTTLELRDRLSLVRPDVEVTGIEIEPARVAFANAGTRDGVTFRLGGFETPTPGQRRPAVIRAFNVLRQYDESAVIGSWRIMQDRLQPGGALVEGTCNEVGRVASWVTLDDVAPHTFTVSLRLAGLDVPSIVAERLPKALIHRNVPGERVHAFLRDLDLSWDVAAPLGTYGPRQRWIATVRGMRDRGWPVLHGPTRWRLGELSVPWSAVEPA
- a CDS encoding YgfZ/GcvT domain-containing protein; the encoded protein is MSAFAVRDGFVASSGALGAPAAHFGNPIGEQRLLERGSAVVELGLGVVTVAGPDRLSWLNSITSQQLTGLPTGVSTETLVLDQSGRVEHAARVVDDGSVAWLLTEPQDAAPLAAWLDSMRFMLQVEVADRSADFVTVGSFTDAGAVADAVVEWVDPWAAVTPGGWSYASLEAHPGSDWTLRIAVLTPGAATGLAASDRPVAGLLAFEALRIAAWRPTLSDADERTIPHELDWLRSAVHLTKGCYRGQETVAKVHNLGHPPRRIVQLHLDGSDAVLPAPGTPVVLGDKEVGRLAASAVHHELGPIGLAVVKRSLDPTATLTLTADDVVVTAAQETIVPPEAGATANVPRLPRLGAVKRS
- a CDS encoding FABP family protein, which encodes MIELPEGLAPELVPLSWLVGVWEGTGVVEYPVGDEDAPRTYEFGQRVSFSHDGLPYLNYSSTTWLLDDDHTPLAAEMGYWRIDRPTEPGDRGPAMLLGEGPTPFSTVESVEALRNTTDGFDVEAAIVHPTGVNELYVGRVLKGRIDLATDAVMRSPNAKDYSAATRLYGLVEGKLFWAWDIAALGRELTSHASGQLAKVD
- a CDS encoding DNA-binding response regulator, encoding MAQLLVLTSTAPGDVLPSLGLLSHRIRHVPAEAAQLVNAPQSDLMFVDARTDLVSAKALCKILASSGSTTPIVLVVTEGGLTAVNSDWNVDDVVLESAGPAEIDARIRLSAGRAAKGQSSSKIQASGVVIDEASYSAKVRGRPLDLTFKEFELLRFFATHPSRVFTREQLLSEVWGYDYFGGTRTVDVHVRRLRAKLGDLESLIGTVRNVGYRFNVYDDEAERLMGQ
- the mshD gene encoding mycothiol synthase, giving the protein MPDLARFVVPGEAPPFSDQTLVDVRAGRATVLEADDGVAVVRDAELELVVDREARGHGTGTALVTQALALGGGAAPVLAWAHGDHPAARALADRFGWRAVRTLLQLRAPIDEADTPSVDVPAGYSLSAFRPGTEDEADWLTLNAAAFAHHPEQGRMTLDDLHARESDAWFSGDDLLLLRDASGQLAGSCWLKVEDGIGEFYAVAVRPDLQGQRLGGVLMRAGTARLGGRGLTAAALYVEGDNEPALALYRRSGFTQHAIDVQYAAPEHAEAPTGR